Proteins from a genomic interval of Neoarius graeffei isolate fNeoGra1 chromosome 24, fNeoGra1.pri, whole genome shotgun sequence:
- the ccl19a.1 gene encoding C-C motif chemokine 19a.1, with product MARCNFLSLCVCVWITAVILSISVDVSLGGQALDCCLKVSPYYIPKHIVSCYREQRRGDGCSIDAVIFRTRKGRDLCAPYEAKWVKDLMKAVDTRAMKKSKNNLCQSMNA from the exons ATGGCTCGATGTAACTTTCTCagtctgtgcgtgtgtgtttggaTCACTGCAGTCATCCTGAGCATCAGCGTGGATG TGTCTCTTGGAGGGCAAGCCCTGGACTGCTGTTTGAAGGTCAGCCCTTATTACATCCCAAAGCACATCGTCTCGTGCTACCGTGAACAACGCAGAGGTGACGGCTGCTCCATCGATGCTGTTAT CTTCCGAACTCGAAAAGGCCGGGATCTTTGTGCTCCCTATGAAGCCAAATGGGTCAAAGACCTGATGAAAGCAGTGGACACCAGAGCAATGAAGAAATCCAAG AACAATCTCTGTCAAAGCATGAACGCTTAG